A genome region from Leifsonia sp. Root112D2 includes the following:
- a CDS encoding dihydroxy-acid dehydratase domain-containing protein, with product MVELRSNFPAESALGIARRAQWAALGIPASDLSKPKVAIVNTSSDLAACYAHLDDIVPVLKEELRAAGILPFEIRTTAPSDFVTSAGRAGRYILPSRDLIANDIEAVVEGARLDAMICLSSCDKTTPGHLMAAGRLNIPTIIIPCGYQHSGLAAGGDSDVEEVFLLASKQVVTGEHDDDLLRMADEAIQGPGVCAGLATANSMHMAAEALGMALPGAAPTRANGERMWQTVRNSVTAIADLIERDIRPRDIITNGSIQNAVRVMLAVGGSINTIKHLQAIAVETGLSVNVWETFREFGRNTPLLCAIRPNGPWLIEDLEDAGGGATILRELLPLLDGEQLTVTGRTIAENAADAAPADGTIIKPITDPFGTDPAIVVLRGSLAPGGAVAKRPVPDPGPRRFTGPARVFGTREEAIEGISSGKVREGDVAVIRGIGVSGAPGMGMTSAFIFALHARGLAQSVALVTDGQFSGLVNQGMTVGEVSPEAASSGSALGRVIDDDIIDIDLASGQLDLLVDPEVLATRAPYEPPADADTGGGMLDQYRELVQPLACGAVLCSRPVRLCESAAAR from the coding sequence ATGGTCGAGCTGCGCAGTAATTTTCCGGCAGAGTCAGCGTTGGGCATTGCCCGACGCGCACAGTGGGCGGCCCTCGGCATCCCGGCGAGTGATCTCTCCAAGCCCAAGGTCGCGATAGTCAACACCTCCTCAGACCTCGCCGCCTGCTATGCGCACCTCGATGACATTGTGCCGGTGCTCAAGGAGGAGCTGCGGGCCGCCGGCATCCTGCCGTTCGAGATTCGCACGACGGCACCCTCTGACTTCGTGACGAGCGCGGGGCGGGCGGGCAGATACATCCTGCCGAGCCGAGATCTCATCGCGAACGACATCGAGGCCGTGGTCGAGGGCGCCCGCCTCGACGCGATGATCTGCCTCAGTTCGTGCGACAAGACCACCCCGGGGCACCTGATGGCGGCGGGTCGTCTCAACATTCCGACCATCATCATTCCGTGCGGGTACCAGCACAGCGGGCTCGCCGCGGGCGGCGACTCCGATGTCGAGGAGGTCTTCCTTCTCGCCTCGAAGCAGGTGGTGACAGGTGAACACGACGACGATCTGCTGCGCATGGCCGATGAGGCCATCCAGGGGCCGGGCGTCTGCGCGGGCCTCGCAACGGCGAACTCGATGCACATGGCCGCAGAGGCCCTCGGAATGGCCTTGCCCGGCGCGGCCCCCACCCGCGCAAACGGCGAGCGCATGTGGCAGACCGTGCGCAATTCGGTCACGGCGATAGCCGACCTCATCGAGCGCGACATTCGCCCACGCGACATCATCACCAACGGATCGATTCAGAACGCCGTGCGCGTCATGCTCGCGGTGGGCGGGTCGATCAACACGATCAAGCACCTGCAGGCCATCGCCGTCGAGACCGGCCTCTCGGTCAACGTGTGGGAGACGTTCCGGGAGTTCGGGCGGAATACCCCGTTGCTCTGCGCGATCCGTCCGAACGGGCCCTGGCTCATCGAAGACCTGGAAGACGCCGGCGGCGGCGCGACCATCCTGCGTGAGCTGCTGCCCCTGCTCGACGGCGAGCAACTCACCGTCACCGGGCGCACCATTGCCGAGAATGCAGCGGATGCCGCTCCCGCGGACGGAACGATCATCAAGCCGATCACCGATCCGTTCGGCACCGATCCCGCCATCGTTGTTCTGCGCGGAAGTCTCGCCCCGGGGGGAGCCGTCGCCAAGCGCCCCGTTCCCGACCCGGGACCGCGCCGTTTCACGGGGCCGGCCCGCGTTTTCGGTACCCGCGAGGAGGCCATCGAGGGCATCTCCAGCGGCAAGGTGCGCGAGGGCGACGTCGCGGTCATCCGTGGCATCGGGGTCTCCGGTGCACCCGGCATGGGCATGACATCCGCATTCATCTTCGCCCTGCACGCGCGAGGCCTCGCCCAGAGCGTCGCCCTGGTCACCGACGGCCAGTTCAGTGGGTTGGTGAATCAGGGAATGACGGTGGGCGAGGTGTCGCCCGAGGCCGCATCGTCCGGCAGTGCACTGGGCCGGGTCATCGACGACGACATCATCGACATCGACCTGGCCAGCGGCCAGCTCGACCTGCTGGTCGACCCCGAAGTGCTCGCCACCCGTGCGCCGTATGAACCGCCGGCGGATGCCGACACCGGCGGCGGAATGCTCGACCAGTACCGCGAACTGGTGCAGCCGCTCGCCTGCGGCGCCGTGCTGTGCTCGCGCCCGGTGCGCCTCTGCGAGTCGGCAGCCGCCCGATGA
- a CDS encoding FAD-dependent oxidoreductase: MSRASLHLPPAEVPVIGEYDVVVIGGGPAGLMAATAASRAGRSTILIERYGFLGGAGTMGGLSTFCGLHARVHGEDRLVVHGYADELLDRLVALNGLNDPHLTIEDRIMAIAFDISAYKIAADELVLAGGGTMLFHAMAVGITKADDDTIDAVIVESKSGRAAIRGRFFIDGSGDGDVAAWAGVPFDRSPDLLYPSLMFRINGVDPVEAGDAWRTVRRLMEEAEAAGTHSFPRKKPIVRPQRNPIEWRSNLTQLSNDDGSAVDGTDVHQLTHGEIQGRQQVRDTFEFIRSRTPGFADSYVVDIAPQIGIRETRRVHGRYQLTEDDVLNAVDFDDSIGVNGWPVEAHVSGDVAFRFHHAADSRGFNQLPYRMMVPVTMNNLLVTGRCASMTQGGQSSARVTGPCFVMGQAAGTAADLALARASSAGDVDIAVLQQRLKSDGGYLGTDLAADRVAV; encoded by the coding sequence ATGAGCCGCGCGAGTCTGCACCTTCCCCCCGCTGAGGTCCCGGTGATCGGCGAGTACGACGTGGTGGTGATCGGAGGCGGCCCCGCCGGCCTGATGGCGGCCACCGCTGCCTCACGCGCCGGGCGATCCACCATCCTGATAGAGAGGTACGGATTTCTCGGCGGCGCTGGCACGATGGGCGGGCTGAGTACGTTCTGCGGGCTGCACGCACGCGTGCACGGCGAGGACCGGCTCGTCGTGCACGGTTACGCCGACGAGCTGCTCGATCGTCTGGTTGCGCTGAATGGGCTGAACGATCCGCACCTGACCATTGAAGATCGCATCATGGCGATAGCCTTCGATATCTCGGCCTACAAGATCGCCGCCGACGAACTCGTGCTCGCCGGCGGCGGCACGATGCTGTTCCATGCAATGGCGGTCGGCATCACCAAGGCCGATGACGACACGATCGACGCGGTCATCGTCGAGTCCAAATCGGGGCGCGCGGCCATTCGCGGGCGCTTCTTCATCGACGGCTCGGGCGACGGCGACGTAGCGGCGTGGGCCGGCGTGCCGTTCGATCGCTCGCCCGATCTGCTGTATCCCTCGCTGATGTTCCGCATCAACGGCGTCGATCCCGTCGAAGCGGGAGATGCCTGGCGCACCGTGCGCCGACTCATGGAGGAGGCCGAGGCCGCGGGCACCCATAGTTTTCCGCGCAAGAAACCGATAGTGCGCCCGCAGCGCAACCCGATTGAATGGCGCTCCAACCTCACCCAGCTCAGCAACGACGACGGCTCCGCGGTGGACGGCACCGATGTGCACCAGCTGACGCACGGCGAGATCCAGGGGCGGCAGCAGGTGCGCGATACCTTCGAGTTCATTCGTTCGCGCACGCCGGGCTTCGCCGACTCGTACGTGGTAGACATCGCTCCCCAGATCGGCATCCGTGAGACGCGACGAGTGCACGGTCGGTATCAGCTGACCGAAGACGATGTTCTGAACGCGGTGGACTTCGACGACTCCATCGGGGTGAACGGCTGGCCCGTCGAGGCGCACGTCAGCGGTGACGTCGCGTTCCGCTTTCATCACGCCGCCGATAGTCGCGGATTCAACCAGCTGCCGTATCGCATGATGGTTCCGGTCACGATGAACAATCTGCTCGTCACGGGGCGCTGCGCATCCATGACGCAGGGCGGACAGTCGTCGGCTCGCGTCACCGGTCCCTGCTTCGTGATGGGCCAGGCAGCCGGAACCGCCGCGGATCTCGCCCTCGCGCGGGCGAGCAGCGCTGGCGACGTGGACATCGCCGTTCTGCAGCAGCGTCTGAAGTCAGACGGCGGCTACCTCGGCACCGATCTGGCGGCGGATCGCGTCGCGGTCTGA
- a CDS encoding IclR family transcriptional regulator has product MTAERLDEDPGGGARSVIDRAFAIIGTFQGGRVRQSLSDISRHTGLPIATCYRIVQRLNEWGALERDSEGKYRIGLRLWEVASLAPRSVGLQRIARPYLQDLYETTGYAAHLAIREGLELVSIERFQSPRQVPRRPRTGHRYPLHVTAIAQVLLAHAPEEVQEEVLSGELRATTEYTYTQRDVLERVLADIRSRGYAISDRQADLVHVGVAAPIFAPDKTVVAALSLALTRDDVDEKNMIHLVRIAANGISRALRESGHASVVIYDSPST; this is encoded by the coding sequence ATGACGGCAGAGCGGCTCGATGAAGACCCCGGCGGTGGAGCCCGCTCGGTGATAGATCGAGCCTTCGCCATCATCGGCACGTTTCAGGGCGGCCGGGTGCGGCAGTCCCTGTCGGATATCAGTCGCCACACCGGCTTGCCGATTGCCACGTGCTATCGAATCGTTCAGCGGCTCAATGAGTGGGGCGCCCTCGAGCGCGACAGCGAAGGTAAATATCGCATCGGCCTGCGCCTGTGGGAGGTGGCCTCCCTCGCCCCGCGATCGGTGGGGCTGCAGCGCATTGCGCGCCCCTACCTGCAAGACCTTTATGAGACGACCGGATACGCCGCACACCTGGCGATTCGTGAGGGGCTCGAGTTGGTCTCGATCGAGAGATTCCAGAGCCCACGCCAGGTGCCCAGACGGCCCCGCACCGGCCACCGGTACCCGCTGCATGTGACGGCCATCGCGCAGGTTCTGCTCGCCCACGCACCCGAGGAGGTGCAGGAGGAGGTGTTGTCGGGTGAGCTGCGGGCGACAACGGAATATACCTATACCCAACGCGACGTACTCGAACGGGTGCTCGCCGACATCCGCAGCCGGGGTTATGCGATCAGCGATCGCCAGGCGGATCTCGTTCACGTTGGTGTCGCCGCACCGATCTTCGCGCCGGATAAAACGGTCGTTGCTGCCCTGTCACTGGCGCTCACGCGTGACGATGTCGATGAGAAGAACATGATTCACCTGGTGCGCATCGCCGCCAACGGCATCTCCCGCGCGCTGCGGGAGAGCGGTCACGCGAGTGTGGTCATCTACGATTCTCCCTCGACGTAA
- a CDS encoding diacylglycerol/lipid kinase family protein: MRAAIIYNPVKVELDALTNAVAEAEKRHGWDASLWIETTEEDPGAGQAGEAIETSADVVIAAGGDGTVRAVGEGLRGSGIPLALLPSGTGNLLARNLELQLDDLETGLETAFSGTDKPIDVGIIDLRRPDSSVDRRAFAVMAGLGIDAQMIENSDDALKKRAGWLAYVTSIAKSLRDGNELHVRYRLNSGAPHRATVHTFIVGNCGSLPANMVLMPDAKIDDGLLDIVMLRPEGALGWLRIWLRVAWENGILRRTRTGRRLLGETKPIRPLRYETSESLDATFGRPEKIELDGDAFGEVTAIRVSLERGGLLVRIPREQPAAGSEVNAG; encoded by the coding sequence ATGCGCGCTGCCATAATCTACAACCCGGTCAAGGTCGAGTTGGATGCTCTCACAAACGCCGTCGCTGAGGCCGAGAAACGCCATGGCTGGGATGCGTCGCTGTGGATCGAGACGACCGAGGAAGATCCCGGCGCCGGTCAGGCGGGCGAGGCCATCGAGACGTCTGCCGATGTCGTGATCGCCGCCGGGGGCGACGGCACCGTTCGGGCAGTCGGAGAGGGTCTGCGAGGCTCGGGCATCCCTCTCGCTCTCCTTCCTTCCGGAACGGGAAACCTGCTGGCCCGCAATCTCGAGCTGCAACTGGATGACCTCGAGACTGGCCTCGAGACGGCTTTCTCCGGTACCGACAAGCCGATCGACGTGGGCATCATCGACCTTCGACGCCCGGATTCGTCGGTGGATCGCCGCGCATTCGCGGTCATGGCGGGGCTGGGAATCGATGCCCAGATGATCGAGAACTCCGATGACGCCCTGAAGAAACGCGCGGGCTGGCTCGCCTACGTGACTTCGATCGCCAAGTCACTTCGCGATGGTAACGAGCTTCATGTTCGGTACCGCCTGAACTCGGGTGCACCTCACCGGGCGACGGTGCACACCTTCATCGTGGGCAACTGCGGGTCGCTCCCCGCCAACATGGTGCTCATGCCTGACGCCAAAATCGACGACGGTCTGCTCGATATCGTGATGCTGCGGCCGGAAGGCGCGCTGGGATGGCTGCGCATCTGGCTGCGCGTGGCCTGGGAGAACGGCATCCTTCGGCGCACCCGCACGGGTCGACGACTTCTCGGTGAGACGAAGCCGATCCGGCCGCTCAGGTATGAGACGAGCGAGAGCCTTGACGCGACATTCGGGCGGCCGGAGAAGATCGAACTCGACGGGGATGCTTTCGGCGAGGTGACCGCGATTCGAGTGAGCCTCGAGCGTGGAGGCCTGCTCGTGCGCATACCGCGCGAACAGCCGGCCGCTGGCTCGGAGGTGAACGCGGGATAA
- a CDS encoding phosphatase PAP2 family protein: protein MAEKISDVVNSDAPGEVRIARLWWVVSAVGALLLVILLAAVIFYREADKPFGFEVEWMGELVEARAPVWTIPALVFNWVGGGISSIVIVPLAIIGGLLLWRRPWAALYYAIATIVSATVVVIIKNIVGRPRPTDILVQPDFGSFPSGHSANAALIATTLGIIFWRTWVWVTGTVYTLLMMLSRTYLGAHWISDTIGGMLVGVGIAVIIWAPLALRLYRERRLPHSPIWVKLETHPIKPDAGGNAEQ, encoded by the coding sequence ATGGCGGAGAAAATTAGTGACGTCGTCAACAGCGATGCTCCCGGTGAAGTGCGGATTGCCCGGCTGTGGTGGGTTGTCTCGGCTGTTGGGGCACTCCTTCTCGTCATTCTTCTCGCGGCGGTGATCTTCTACCGTGAGGCCGACAAGCCGTTCGGCTTCGAGGTCGAGTGGATGGGCGAGCTCGTTGAGGCGCGCGCCCCGGTGTGGACCATACCGGCGCTGGTGTTCAACTGGGTCGGCGGCGGCATCAGTTCAATCGTCATCGTGCCGCTCGCGATAATCGGCGGACTGCTTCTCTGGCGGCGCCCGTGGGCAGCCCTGTACTACGCGATAGCGACCATTGTCAGCGCGACCGTTGTGGTGATCATCAAGAACATTGTCGGGCGCCCGCGACCGACCGACATCCTCGTGCAACCCGACTTTGGATCGTTCCCTTCCGGCCACAGCGCGAATGCGGCGCTCATTGCGACCACGCTCGGCATCATTTTCTGGCGAACCTGGGTGTGGGTGACGGGCACCGTGTACACCCTCCTGATGATGCTCAGCCGCACCTATCTTGGCGCCCACTGGATCTCGGACACCATCGGCGGCATGCTCGTTGGTGTCGGCATCGCCGTCATCATCTGGGCTCCACTCGCCCTGCGGCTCTATCGCGAGCGACGATTGCCGCACTCGCCGATCTGGGTGAAGCTCGAGACGCATCCGATAAAACCGGATGCGGGAGGCAACGCCGAGCAATGA
- a CDS encoding DUF1206 domain-containing protein has protein sequence MSTPAGRAARSAKNSTVMHVLARAGFVASGLLHLIIGFIAIALATGTGGGTEADQSGALSQLTRAPGGQLLLWCATIGFAALGLWLLLSAFADRSWQGKRSRAAHIVQNLAKGVIYLVLAFTAFTFARGGTDSSAQSTSQIGGTLLRAPGGVFVVVAIGIVLLGIAGYMVFKGVSKRFERDIRVPSGPTGRAISILGVIGYVARGVALGAVGVLFLVGAATHDASKTTGLDGALRSFVSLPFGMVVLIAIGVGWLAYGIYAFFRARLARL, from the coding sequence ATGAGCACTCCAGCGGGGCGGGCGGCACGCTCGGCCAAGAACAGCACCGTGATGCACGTGCTCGCGCGCGCGGGCTTCGTGGCGAGCGGTCTTCTCCACCTCATCATCGGATTCATCGCCATCGCACTGGCTACCGGTACGGGCGGCGGCACGGAGGCCGACCAGTCCGGCGCGCTCTCCCAGCTCACCCGGGCTCCCGGCGGCCAACTGCTGCTGTGGTGCGCCACCATCGGTTTCGCCGCCCTCGGCCTGTGGCTGCTGCTCAGTGCCTTTGCCGACCGTTCCTGGCAGGGCAAGCGGTCACGGGCCGCGCACATCGTGCAGAACCTTGCCAAAGGCGTCATCTATCTCGTTCTTGCATTCACCGCCTTCACCTTCGCGCGGGGAGGCACGGACAGTTCGGCGCAATCGACCAGCCAAATCGGGGGAACCCTGCTGCGTGCCCCGGGCGGTGTGTTCGTTGTCGTTGCGATAGGCATCGTTCTACTCGGCATCGCCGGCTACATGGTCTTCAAGGGCGTCAGCAAGCGCTTCGAGCGGGACATCCGCGTGCCGTCCGGCCCGACAGGCCGCGCGATAAGCATCCTCGGCGTTATCGGATACGTGGCTCGTGGGGTCGCCCTCGGCGCCGTCGGGGTGCTGTTTCTCGTCGGGGCCGCAACACACGATGCGAGCAAGACGACCGGGCTGGACGGCGCACTCAGGTCGTTTGTGAGTTTGCCGTTCGGCATGGTCGTGCTCATCGCCATCGGGGTTGGATGGCTCGCCTACGGCATCTACGCGTTCTTCCGCGCCCGCCTCGCCCGCCTCTGA
- a CDS encoding phosphatase PAP2 family protein — protein sequence MPASSRRNLYLIAGVLAVVGLVAFLVILDSVRESDGLSAIDRPVQGWLEGMRSPALTGVMAVLAMVFGPVAMPVIILVTTLWWGFAARHAWRPLLLAGGMIVGVAIVQILAPVIGRERPPIDAMLLDVDHTPSFPSGHVMGATDFLLIVTFLVFSRRQNPVSAVVAFVVAAALVTAIAACRVYLGYHWPTDVLASISLSLIVFGSVIAVDTWRTVRVGPPAALE from the coding sequence GTGCCTGCGTCCTCCAGACGCAACCTCTACCTCATCGCCGGCGTGCTCGCCGTGGTCGGGCTGGTCGCATTCTTAGTCATCCTGGATTCGGTGCGCGAAAGCGACGGGCTCTCAGCGATCGACAGGCCGGTTCAAGGCTGGCTGGAGGGCATGCGCTCGCCGGCATTGACGGGCGTCATGGCGGTGCTGGCCATGGTCTTCGGGCCCGTTGCCATGCCGGTCATCATTCTGGTCACAACACTGTGGTGGGGCTTCGCGGCGAGGCATGCCTGGCGACCGCTGCTGCTGGCTGGGGGCATGATCGTTGGCGTCGCTATCGTGCAGATCCTTGCACCCGTGATCGGCCGGGAGAGGCCACCGATCGACGCGATGCTGCTGGATGTGGATCACACTCCGTCATTCCCTTCCGGGCATGTGATGGGCGCGACCGACTTTCTCCTCATCGTGACGTTCCTGGTGTTTTCGCGCCGCCAGAATCCGGTGTCGGCCGTGGTCGCATTCGTCGTGGCTGCCGCTCTCGTGACAGCCATAGCCGCATGCCGGGTCTATCTGGGCTACCACTGGCCGACCGACGTGCTGGCATCCATCTCGCTCTCGCTCATCGTCTTCGGCAGCGTGATAGCCGTCGACACCTGGCGCACTGTTCGCGTCGGGCCGCCCGCCGCGCTGGAATGA
- a CDS encoding isocitrate lyase/PEP mutase family protein encodes MTFRDLHFEDEPLLLPNAWDVGSALAFAAAGFAAVGTTSFGVNASIGRPDAEGGSREATVALLARLHALPVYLSADIEDGYSDDPAAVAALVAGLDVDGVNIEDSAGGRLVDPTFPASKITAIKKTSPEVFVNARVDSFWFHEDDTVDAVVDRAKAYADAGADCIFVPGAADPKTLEQLTASIPLPVNVLVVPGPSLADLKDLGVRRVSTGSLPYRVAIDAAVHVATAVQNGRPMPTATSYAESQQRLLDFAHRAAEER; translated from the coding sequence ATGACTTTTCGTGATCTGCACTTCGAGGACGAGCCGCTACTGCTGCCGAATGCGTGGGATGTTGGTTCGGCGCTCGCTTTCGCGGCAGCCGGATTTGCGGCAGTCGGCACAACGAGTTTCGGGGTGAACGCGTCGATCGGACGCCCCGATGCAGAGGGAGGGAGCCGCGAAGCCACCGTCGCCCTGTTAGCGAGGCTTCACGCGCTTCCTGTGTATCTCTCCGCCGACATCGAGGACGGGTACAGTGACGACCCCGCGGCGGTCGCAGCCCTGGTTGCCGGTCTCGACGTTGACGGTGTAAACATCGAGGACTCTGCTGGCGGAAGGCTCGTCGACCCCACGTTTCCCGCGTCGAAGATCACTGCGATCAAGAAGACCAGCCCTGAGGTGTTCGTCAACGCCCGGGTCGACTCTTTCTGGTTTCATGAGGACGACACCGTTGACGCTGTTGTCGACCGGGCGAAGGCCTATGCCGACGCGGGTGCAGATTGCATTTTTGTTCCTGGTGCGGCCGACCCGAAGACACTGGAGCAACTGACCGCATCGATACCGCTTCCGGTCAACGTGTTAGTCGTGCCAGGCCCGAGCCTTGCTGATTTGAAGGACCTCGGCGTGCGGCGCGTCAGCACAGGGTCTCTGCCTTACCGTGTCGCGATCGACGCTGCAGTTCACGTCGCTACTGCCGTGCAGAACGGGCGTCCGATGCCGACCGCGACCTCCTATGCGGAATCGCAGCAGCGGCTCCTCGACTTCGCGCACCGCGCCGCCGAGGAGCGATAG
- a CDS encoding helix-turn-helix domain-containing protein: protein MSVAEFAEVRGVSRQRALAMIKSGQIVAQRVGRSWVIEQAEVNQRVANRRPLSPRMAGLLVNAMSGNEPGGIDAQERFFLSKYVERLRNNDDPLRLLYSWMRGRQIRVVDVAANVADIAEIAADSRVAASGISDPRAGLSAAGEFEGYIAAADLDGFLRDNLLVESVSPNIRLRVVAKRPPEPVGLGLVIADLVDWNRPREDGRALELLKGIEWRR, encoded by the coding sequence TTGAGTGTCGCCGAGTTTGCTGAGGTCCGTGGGGTGTCTCGGCAGCGTGCGCTCGCGATGATCAAGTCAGGTCAGATCGTCGCTCAGCGTGTGGGTAGATCGTGGGTGATCGAGCAGGCCGAGGTGAATCAGCGGGTGGCGAATCGTCGACCTTTGAGTCCTAGGATGGCCGGGTTGCTCGTCAACGCGATGTCGGGCAATGAACCCGGTGGAATCGACGCTCAGGAGCGCTTCTTTCTCAGTAAGTACGTCGAGCGTCTTCGTAACAATGATGATCCGCTGCGGCTGCTCTATTCGTGGATGCGGGGTCGCCAGATCCGCGTTGTAGATGTTGCCGCGAACGTGGCTGACATCGCCGAGATCGCTGCGGACTCGAGAGTTGCGGCATCCGGTATCAGCGACCCGCGTGCAGGGCTCTCGGCCGCAGGCGAGTTCGAGGGCTACATCGCGGCTGCCGATCTGGATGGATTCTTACGCGACAATCTGCTGGTTGAGTCCGTGTCACCGAATATCCGTCTTCGTGTCGTCGCGAAGCGGCCCCCCGAGCCTGTCGGTCTGGGGCTGGTCATTGCGGACCTTGTTGACTGGAATCGCCCGCGTGAGGATGGCCGCGCGCTCGAGCTATTGAAGGGCATCGAATGGCGCCGCTAG
- a CDS encoding ATP-binding protein: protein MAAINSDYRPRIIDAEIQEALSTLGGVLIEGPRASGKTATALEHGSSSVRLDTDASARALAGVEPSLLLAGDTPRVIDEWQLEPGLWNAVRQEIDNRREPGQFILTGSSVPADDVTRHTGAGRIMRLKMRPMSLYESGHSDGSVSFKALMEGEPAKSVTAGLSLSDTVERLCIGGWPGFQAMTAENAGRAMRSYLGDVVRADFPRVDSTRRDPARVQRLLGTLARNVATEVADSKLAADASIAGDSMKAETAAEYVSTLERLMLVENQGSWATHLRSRDVVRKSPKRHFVDPSLAVAALGASPAMLLKDLNTLGFLFESLVIRDLRIFAQALDGTIKHYRDASGLEVDAIVTLRDGSWAAIEIKLGDNRVDEAAASLLRFNEKVDTSKVGKPKFLAVITTTKYAYRRDDGVDVVPLGAFGP, encoded by the coding sequence GTGGCAGCCATCAACAGCGACTACAGACCTCGAATTATCGACGCAGAGATTCAGGAAGCGCTCTCAACTCTCGGCGGAGTGCTCATCGAAGGTCCGCGGGCGAGCGGGAAAACAGCGACAGCCTTGGAGCACGGGAGCAGTTCGGTCCGCCTCGACACTGACGCGTCGGCACGCGCATTAGCTGGCGTTGAACCATCTCTATTGCTGGCCGGGGACACGCCTAGGGTGATCGACGAATGGCAGTTAGAGCCAGGTCTTTGGAATGCCGTTCGGCAAGAGATCGACAATCGCCGCGAGCCGGGCCAGTTCATTCTCACCGGCTCATCAGTGCCAGCAGACGACGTAACCCGGCATACGGGCGCGGGGCGAATCATGCGGCTGAAAATGCGCCCGATGAGTTTGTATGAATCGGGCCACTCGGATGGCTCTGTGTCGTTTAAAGCGCTCATGGAGGGCGAGCCGGCAAAAAGCGTGACAGCGGGCTTGTCGCTGAGTGACACCGTCGAACGTCTCTGTATTGGTGGGTGGCCGGGCTTCCAGGCGATGACTGCAGAGAACGCGGGTCGTGCAATGAGGTCGTACCTCGGTGATGTTGTGCGGGCCGACTTCCCGCGCGTCGATTCCACCAGGCGTGACCCGGCGAGGGTCCAGCGTCTATTGGGGACGCTGGCGCGAAACGTTGCAACGGAGGTTGCCGATTCCAAACTTGCCGCAGACGCGAGCATCGCCGGAGACTCGATGAAGGCGGAGACAGCCGCTGAATACGTGTCGACCCTGGAGCGGCTCATGCTGGTCGAGAACCAGGGCAGCTGGGCGACTCATCTGCGTTCTCGCGATGTTGTACGCAAATCGCCGAAGCGGCATTTTGTGGATCCGTCTCTCGCTGTTGCGGCACTTGGGGCGTCCCCAGCGATGTTGCTCAAGGATCTGAACACGTTGGGATTCCTCTTTGAGTCCCTGGTCATCCGCGATCTTCGTATCTTCGCGCAGGCACTAGACGGAACGATCAAGCACTATAGGGATGCCTCTGGTCTCGAGGTTGATGCCATCGTCACACTTCGGGATGGGTCTTGGGCGGCCATAGAAATCAAACTTGGTGACAACCGGGTCGACGAGGCGGCAGCTTCACTTCTCAGGTTCAACGAAAAGGTCGACACCTCAAAAGTGGGGAAGCCCAAATTCCTCGCCGTGATCACGACGACCAAATATGCATACCGACGTGACGACGGTGTAGACGTAGTTCCGCTCGGCGCGTTCGGTCCCTGA
- a CDS encoding MarR family winged helix-turn-helix transcriptional regulator, protein MANTGAQSTTAEVDMLAIGNQVCYALAVASRSVISIYRPILEPMGLTHPQYLVMLALWERSPRSVKDLGAELQLEPATLSPLLKRLESTGYVRRERDPDDERMLRVELTASGRSLREQALTVPPRIVERLGMSLDELDALRGVLHRVIDAATR, encoded by the coding sequence ATGGCGAATACCGGTGCGCAGTCGACCACCGCCGAGGTGGACATGCTCGCGATAGGCAATCAGGTCTGTTATGCCCTGGCGGTGGCCTCGCGCAGCGTGATCTCGATCTACCGGCCGATTCTGGAGCCGATGGGGCTCACGCATCCGCAGTATCTGGTGATGCTCGCGCTCTGGGAGCGCAGCCCTCGCTCGGTCAAAGACCTCGGCGCCGAACTGCAGCTGGAGCCGGCGACGCTCTCGCCGCTGCTGAAGCGGCTTGAATCCACCGGCTACGTGAGGCGCGAGCGCGACCCCGATGACGAGCGGATGCTGCGGGTCGAGTTGACGGCGAGCGGCCGCTCCCTGCGCGAGCAGGCGCTCACCGTTCCTCCCCGCATTGTGGAGCGACTGGGCATGAGCCTCGACGAGTTGGATGCGTTGCGCGGCGTGCTGCACCGCGTGATCGACGCCGCGACCCGCTGA